A single Oculatellaceae cyanobacterium DNA region contains:
- the pilM gene encoding type IV pilus assembly protein PilM — protein MFNRLKSFIPRSGKGIGIELAPERINIAQVRKQGQGFKLTMLSSVEIPEGLIQEGKITDSPGLAELIQSTLAESKIKVDRVATAVPMREAVIRIIPVPAELNDKELREMVLDHEAGLYLPYPREEVDVDYQKLDLIVDEDGIEKVQVLLVATKKEITNSYIETFEQAGLRVDVLEINSFALIRTMREQLRQFGSQEAAVLVDIEFDSTEIAIIVNGVPQFNRTVPIGTFQLQNALSRAMNLPTSRNTDLLQGMTIPTNSPVDSVRTGATGINPGMAALLRVLGELTDELRRSIDFYLNQSENLEVAQLLLAGPGAGMGQLDEFFTQRLSLPTTQIDPVAALGLQLDQEIPLVQRPGLGTVLGLGLREV, from the coding sequence ATGTTTAACCGTTTAAAAAGTTTCATCCCCAGAAGTGGCAAAGGAATTGGTATAGAACTGGCACCCGAACGGATTAATATTGCTCAAGTCCGCAAGCAAGGTCAGGGATTTAAACTAACCATGTTGTCTTCAGTAGAAATACCTGAAGGGCTGATTCAAGAAGGCAAGATTACAGACTCACCAGGCTTGGCAGAACTAATTCAGTCAACCTTGGCAGAGAGTAAAATTAAAGTAGATCGAGTAGCTACTGCAGTTCCCATGCGGGAAGCAGTGATCAGGATCATCCCAGTTCCAGCAGAATTAAACGATAAAGAATTAAGGGAAATGGTACTCGACCATGAAGCTGGTCTTTATTTGCCATATCCTAGAGAAGAAGTTGATGTCGATTATCAGAAGCTGGACTTAATTGTGGATGAAGACGGCATTGAAAAAGTACAAGTTTTGTTAGTAGCTACCAAAAAAGAAATTACCAATAGTTATATAGAGACATTTGAGCAAGCTGGCTTACGCGTAGATGTTCTAGAAATCAACAGCTTTGCTTTAATTAGGACAATGCGAGAGCAGTTGCGGCAATTCGGTTCTCAAGAAGCTGCCGTATTGGTAGATATTGAGTTTGATAGCACTGAAATTGCTATTATCGTCAACGGCGTTCCACAATTTAATCGTACCGTTCCCATTGGAACGTTCCAACTCCAGAACGCCCTCAGCCGCGCCATGAACTTACCAACGTCAAGAAATACCGATCTTTTACAAGGAATGACGATTCCTACTAATTCCCCTGTTGATAGTGTACGCACTGGCGCAACTGGAATAAATCCTGGTATGGCTGCTCTTTTAAGAGTTTTAGGGGAACTAACTGATGAACTACGTCGCTCTATAGATTTTTATTTGAATCAGAGCGAAAATTTGGAAGTCGCACAATTATTGTTGGCAGGCCCAGGGGCAGGTATGGGACAACTAGATGAGTTCTTTACACAAAGGTTAAGCTTGCCTACTACTCAGATAGATCCAGTAGCAGCGCTTGGTTTACAGCTAGATCAAGAAATTCCTCTAGTCCAAAGACCAGGCTTAGGAACTGTATTGGGATTAGGCTTGCGGGAGGTTTGA
- a CDS encoding sugar ABC transporter substrate-binding protein yields MKNWKRLGIFALLGLLLSWVISCSPGSAPPKTPEVEFWTMQLQPKFTDYFNKLISTFEAQNPGIKIRWVDIPWSAMESKILAAVSARTAPDVVNLNPSFASQLAARNAWLDLDTKVPATARQEYLPNIWNASTINGKSFGIPWYLTTEVTIYNTELLKKAGITKPPATYTELAQAAKQIKDKTGKYAFFSTFVPQDSSEVLESFVKMGVPLLDDQGKAAFNTSAGKDVFQYWVDLYKQALLPKEVLTQGHRQAIDLYQAGELAFLSSGAEFIDTIAKNAPDIAKASAVAPQITGKTNKKNVAVMNLIVPRDTEQPDAALKFALFVTNTENQLAFAKTGNVLPSTVKAVQEYQTQIKSDNQTSPIEQGRYVSANQLSQSEVLIPAMKDVNVLQKAIYENLQAAMLGQKSVDQAIADAAQIWNQK; encoded by the coding sequence ATGAAAAACTGGAAACGCTTAGGCATATTTGCTTTATTAGGGTTGCTGTTGAGTTGGGTAATTAGCTGTAGCCCTGGTTCTGCACCACCAAAAACTCCTGAAGTTGAGTTTTGGACTATGCAGCTACAGCCTAAGTTTACCGATTATTTTAACAAGTTGATTTCTACCTTTGAAGCGCAAAACCCTGGCATCAAAATTCGTTGGGTAGATATTCCTTGGTCGGCAATGGAGAGCAAAATTTTGGCTGCTGTTTCTGCAAGAACAGCACCCGATGTAGTTAACTTAAACCCTAGTTTTGCTTCCCAACTGGCTGCACGCAATGCTTGGTTAGATTTAGATACTAAAGTACCTGCTACTGCACGCCAAGAGTATTTACCTAATATTTGGAACGCTAGCACAATTAATGGTAAAAGCTTTGGTATTCCTTGGTATTTAACTACTGAAGTTACAATTTATAACACTGAGTTGTTGAAAAAAGCTGGTATTACCAAGCCACCTGCAACTTATACAGAATTGGCGCAAGCAGCGAAGCAAATTAAAGATAAAACTGGTAAGTATGCTTTTTTTAGCACTTTTGTACCTCAAGACTCATCTGAGGTGCTTGAGTCGTTTGTAAAGATGGGTGTTCCTTTATTAGACGATCAAGGTAAGGCTGCTTTTAACACTTCTGCTGGAAAAGATGTATTTCAATATTGGGTAGATTTGTATAAGCAGGCGTTATTACCAAAAGAAGTTCTTACCCAAGGACATCGACAAGCAATTGATCTTTACCAAGCTGGTGAATTAGCATTCCTTTCTTCTGGCGCAGAGTTTATTGATACGATCGCTAAAAATGCACCTGATATAGCTAAAGCTTCTGCTGTTGCACCTCAAATTACTGGGAAGACTAATAAGAAAAATGTCGCTGTAATGAACTTGATTGTTCCACGCGATACGGAGCAACCTGATGCTGCTTTAAAATTTGCTTTGTTTGTAACTAACACAGAAAATCAGTTAGCTTTTGCTAAAACTGGAAATGTTTTGCCTTCTACTGTTAAGGCTGTGCAAGAATATCAGACTCAAATTAAGAGTGATAATCAAACATCGCCAATAGAACAAGGTCGCTATGTTAGTGCAAATCAATTGTCACAGTCAGAGGTTTTAATTCCGGCGATGAAGGATGTTAATGTGTTGCAGAAAGCAATTTATGAAAATTTGCAGGCGGCAATGTTAGGGCAGAAATCTGTGGATCAAGCTATTGCAGATGCAGCCCAAATTTGGAATCAAAAGTAG